One window from the genome of Salvia miltiorrhiza cultivar Shanhuang (shh) chromosome 7, IMPLAD_Smil_shh, whole genome shotgun sequence encodes:
- the LOC130994342 gene encoding malate synthase, glyoxysomal-like, with translation MVSVDARGYEVPEGVEIRGRYDEEFASILSKDALQFVVDLQREFMKDIEHAMDCRKEAQVRYNNGELPGFDPATKYVREAEWACAAVPPAVADRRVEITGPVDRKMVINALNSEAKVFMADFEDAVSASWEKVVRGQVNLRDAMSGTIMFHEEGSDTVYKLNQRIATLFVRPRGCHLPESHILIDGRPAAACLVDFGLYFFHNCSIFRQTQGQGFGPFFYLPQMEHSREARIWNRVFEKAEKVAGIDRGSIRATVLIETLPAAFQMDEILHELKDHSDGLNCGRWDHISSYVKAFEAHPGRLLPDRIQLSNLLIRTCHRRGVHAMGGMAGQIPIKDDPEAGVELVRKEKQREVEAGHDGTWAAHLGLIPGIMEVFEGRMGGRANQIHGVAMEPRGVGSVEGLRLNTRVGIQYLAAWLTVPLYGLMEDGEISRVQMWRWLKYGADLDGDRLGFKLTPSLFHRVVAEEMARIRSEVGNDRFRSGMYEEACKIFTRECLEDFLTLDANRKIRVPVVVKSEDV, from the exons ATGGTGAGTGTAGATGCGAGGGGCTATGAGGTGCCGGAGGGAGTTGAAATAAGGGGAAGATATGATGAAGAATTTGCCTCAATTTTGAGCAAGGATGCTCTGCAGTTTGTTGTGGATTTGCAGAGAGAGTTCATGAAAGATATTGAGCATGCTATGGATTGCAGGAAGGAGGCTCAGGTGAGGTACAATAATGGGGAGTTGCCGGGGTTCGATCCGGCGACCAAGTACGTCAGAGAAGCCGAGTGGGCCTGCGCAGCCGTGCCGCCGGCCGTGGCTGATCGGAGGGTTGAAATCACTGGGCCTGTGGATAGGAAGATGGTCATCAATGCACTCAATTCCGAAGCCAAGGTTTTCATG GCTGATTTCGAAGATGCAGTTTCAGCAAGCTGGGAGAAGGTGGTGAGAGGGCAGGTTAACTTGAGAGATGCTATGAGTGGCACTATAATGTTCCACGAAGAAGGCAGCGACACAGTTTACAAACTCAACCAACGCATCGCCACGCTCTTCGTCCGCCCCAGAGGCTGCCATCTGCCGGAGTCTCACATCCTCATCGACGGCCGCCCCGCCGCCGCCTGCCTCGTCGACTTCGGCCTCTACTTCTTCCACAATTGCTCCATATTTCGCCAAACCCAAGGCCAAGGCTTCGGACCCTTTTTCTATCTCCCCCAAATGGAACACTCCAGGGAAGCCAGGATATGGAATCGTGTCTTCGAAAAGGCGGAGAAGGTGGCCGGAATCGACAGGGGCAGCATCCGGGCCACCGTGCTGATCGAAACACTTCCGGCAGCGTTTCAGATGGATGAAATTCTTCATGAATTGAAGGATCACTCCGACGGATTGAACTGCGGCCGGTGGGACCACATTTCCAGCTACGTTAAGGCGTTCGAAGCTCATCCCGGCCGCCTTCTCCCCGACAGAATCCAGCTATCCAATTTGCTCATCAGGACTTGCCACAGGCGCGGCGTCCACGCCATGGGAGGAATG GCGGGTCAGATTCCGATCAAAGATGATCCGGAGGCGGGCGTGGAGCTGGTGAGGAAGGAGAAGCAGAGAGAAGTGGAGGCAGGGCACGATGGGACGTGGGCGGCCCACCTTGGGCTCATCCCGGGGATCATGGAGGTTTTCGAGGGCAGGATGGGCGGCAGGGCCAACCAGATACATGGCGTGGCGATGGAGCCGAGAGGCGTAGGCAGCGTGGAGGGCCTGCGGCTCAACACAAGGGTGGGGATCCAATACCTGGCGGCGTGGCTCACCGTGCCGCTCTATGGCCTAATGGAGGATGGTGAGATAAGCAGGGTGCAGATGTGGCGGTGGCTCAAATACGGGGCGGATTTGGATGGAGACAGGCTCGGCTTCAAGCTCACTCCTTCCCTCTTCCATAGAGTCGTCGCTGAGGAAATGGCCAGGATTCGGAGCGAGGTCGGGAACGACAGGTTTCGTAGCGGAATGTATGAGGAGGCTTGCAAGATATTCACCAGGGAATGCTTGGAGGATTTTCTCACCCTTGATGCCAATAGAAAAATCCGTGTCCCTGTCGTTGTTAAGTCTGAGGATGTCTGA
- the LOC130994343 gene encoding malate synthase, glyoxysomal-like has product MVSVDARGYDVPEGVKIRGRYDEEFASILSKDALQFVVDLQREFMKDIEYAMDCRKEAQVRYNNGELPGFDPATKYVREGEWACAAVPPAVADRRVEITGPVDRKMVINAHNSGAQVFMADFEDAVSASWEKMVRGQVNLRDAMSGTIMFHEEGSDTVYKLNQRIATLFVRPRGCHLPESHILIDGRPAAACLVDFGLYFFHNCSIFRQTQGQGFGPFFYLPQMEHSREARIWNRVFEKAEKVAGIDRGSIRATVLIETLPAAFQMDEILHELKDHSAGLNCGRWDHISSYVKAFEAHPGRLLPDRIQLSNLLIRTCHRRGVHAMGGMAGQIPIKDDPEAGVELVRKEKQREVEAGHDGTWAAHLGLIPGIMEVFEGRMGGRANQIQGVAMEPRGVGSVEGLRLNTRVGIQYLAAWLTVPLYGLMEDGEISRVQMWQWLKYGADLDGDRLGFKLTPSLFHGVVAEEMARIRSEVGNDRFRSGMYEEACKIFTRECLEDFLTLDANRKIRVPVVVKSEDV; this is encoded by the exons ATGGTGAGTGTAGATGCGAGGGGCTATGATGTGCCAGAGGGAGTTAAAATAAGGGGAAGATATGATGAAGAATTTGCTTCAATTTTGAGCAAGGATGCTCTGCAGTTTGTTGTGGATTTGCAGAGAGAGTTCATGAAAGATATTGAGTATGCTATGGATTGCAGGAAGGAGGCTCAGGTGAGGTACAATAATGGGGAGTTGCCGGGGTTCGATCCGGCGACCAAGTACGTCAGAGAAGGCGAGTGGGCCTGCGCAGCCGTGCCGCCGGCCGTGGCTGATCGGAGGGTTGAAATCACTGGGCCTGTGGATAGGAAGATGGTCATCAATGCACACAATTCCGGAGCCCAGGTTTTCATG GCTGATTTCGAAGATGCAGTTTCAGCAAGCTGGGAGAAGATGGTAAGAGGGCAGGTTAACTTGAGAGATGCTATGAGTGGCACTATAATGTTCCACGAAGAAGGCAGCGACACAGTTTACAAACTCAACCAACGCATCGCCACGCTCTTCGTCCGCCCCAGAGGCTGCCATCTGCCGGAGTCTCACATCCTCATCGACGGCCGCCCCGCCGCCGCCTGCCTCGTCGACTTCGGCCTCTACTTCTTCCACAATTGCTCCATATTTCGCCAAACCCAAGGCCAAGGCTTCGGACCCTTTTTCTATCTCCCCCAAATGGAACACTCCAGGGAAGCCAGGATATGGAATCGAGTCTTCGAAAAGGCGGAGAAGGTGGCCGGAATCGACAGGGGCAGCATCCGGGCCACCGTGCTGATCGAAACACTTCCGGCAGCGTTTCAGATGGATGAAATTCTTCATGAATTGAAGGATCACTCCGCCGGATTGAACTGCGGCCGGTGGGACCACATTTCCAGCTACGTTAAGGCGTTCGAAGCTCATCCCGGCCGCCTTCTCCCCGACAGAATCCAGCTATCCAATTTGCTAATCAGGACTTGCCACAGGCGCGGCGTCCACGCCATGGGAGGAATG GCGGGTCAGATTCCGATCAAAGATGATCCGGAGGCGGGCGTGGAGCTGGTGAGGAAGGAGAAGCAGAGAGAAGTGGAGGCAGGGCACGATGGGACGTGGGCGGCCCACCTTGGGCTCATCCCGGGGATCATGGAGGTTTTCGAGGGCAGGATGGGCGGCAGGGCCAACCAGATACAAGGCGTGGCGATGGAGCCGAGAGGCGTAGGCAGCGTGGAGGGCCTGCGGCTCAACACAAGGGTGGGGATCCAATACCTGGCGGCGTGGCTCACCGTGCCGCTCTATGGCCTAATGGAGGATGGTGAGATAAGCAGGGTGCAGATGTGGCAGTGGCTCAAATACGGGGCGGATTTGGATGGAGACAGGCTCGGCTTCAAGCTCACTCCTTCCCTCTTCCACGGAGTCGTCGCCGAGGAAATGGCCAGGATTCGGAGCGAGGTCGGGAACGACAGGTTTCGTAGCGGAATGTATGAGGAGGCTTGCAAGATATTCACCAGGGAATGCTTGGAGGATTTTCTCACCCTTGATGCCAATAGAAAAATCCGTGTCCCTGTCGTTGTTAAGTCTGAGGACGTCTGA